A genomic window from Haladaptatus caseinilyticus includes:
- a CDS encoding S8 family peptidase — MPIDHTRRSFLKSAGVALSGLALTTQSVSASSTENRYIIDLADASDDVLSGLTVVHHLDQIDIAVVEGEESQVSGTRYSKDVEMELDQAEIENNGDGDEPGPHKLSQLQWDKQAQRISDVHGTTRGEGTRVSVIDSGALETHPDLAGVLNTDLSKNFTGDGGDYNPIISDHGTHVSGIIAGDDTNGTGIVGTAPGTDLVALRVFTGPFATFGDIIAAMVFSADIESDVANMSLGAYPLPMDADTALLRDTIERATDYANDQGTLMIAAAGNDGVNLDTDGDVISLPNEADNVMSISATGPIGYRWNDPGNGKFIRNYHAAFNHIDQPTTTPAPYTNYGSEAIDISAPGGNYDQNASDDENWQYDLVLSTVFDFGDESLVPNYGWKAGTSMAAPQVSATAALVKSVNPDATPAQIRNHLEATAEDVGQPTYSGEGHLDTHAAVETKIGN; from the coding sequence ATGCCAATCGATCACACGCGACGCTCTTTTCTCAAATCCGCGGGAGTAGCACTGAGCGGCCTTGCACTGACGACGCAGTCGGTTTCCGCGAGTTCGACCGAGAACAGATATATTATCGACCTTGCGGACGCCTCGGACGACGTACTTTCCGGGCTCACCGTCGTCCACCATCTCGACCAAATCGACATCGCAGTGGTTGAAGGGGAGGAAAGTCAGGTGAGCGGCACGCGCTACTCCAAAGACGTCGAGATGGAACTCGACCAAGCGGAAATCGAGAACAACGGCGACGGCGACGAACCCGGGCCACACAAGCTTTCGCAACTTCAGTGGGACAAGCAAGCGCAGAGGATTTCCGACGTTCACGGCACCACGCGCGGTGAGGGTACTCGCGTCTCGGTCATCGACTCCGGAGCCTTGGAAACACACCCGGACCTCGCTGGCGTCCTCAACACCGACCTCTCGAAGAACTTCACGGGCGACGGAGGCGACTACAACCCGATTATCAGCGACCACGGCACCCACGTCTCCGGTATCATCGCAGGGGACGACACGAACGGAACCGGAATCGTCGGCACCGCACCCGGAACCGACCTCGTCGCGCTTCGGGTGTTTACTGGGCCGTTCGCGACGTTCGGTGACATCATCGCGGCGATGGTGTTCAGCGCGGACATCGAATCCGACGTGGCTAATATGAGCTTGGGTGCCTACCCGCTTCCCATGGACGCCGATACTGCCTTGCTCCGGGACACCATCGAACGCGCAACCGACTACGCTAACGACCAAGGCACGCTCATGATCGCGGCGGCAGGCAACGACGGCGTGAACCTCGACACCGATGGCGACGTTATCAGCCTCCCGAACGAGGCGGACAACGTCATGAGCATCAGCGCGACCGGCCCGATCGGCTACCGCTGGAACGACCCGGGTAACGGCAAGTTCATTCGGAACTACCACGCGGCGTTCAACCACATCGACCAACCAACCACGACGCCCGCACCGTACACGAACTACGGATCCGAAGCTATCGACATCAGCGCCCCCGGCGGCAACTACGACCAGAACGCCTCGGATGACGAAAATTGGCAGTACGACCTCGTTCTCAGCACCGTCTTCGACTTCGGGGATGAATCGTTAGTCCCGAACTACGGCTGGAAAGCCGGAACGAGCATGGCTGCGCCGCAGGTATCGGCGACTGCTGCACTGGTCAAGAGTGTCAACCCGGACGCCACACCCGCACAAATCCGTAATCACCTCGAAGCGACCGCCGAGGACGTTGGGCAACCGACGTACAGCGGTGAAGGCCATCTCGACACCCATGCCGCGGTCGAGACCAAAATCGGAAACTGA
- a CDS encoding succinate dehydrogenase: MAERYSSFQSGSMTWFLQRITAAFLVVVLAFHFFMLHFYHHAYEVTFMGTRARMSQWGYFLTMTLFLITATFHGVNGVYAALVNQGLSGSQQTAVKWVLVLAGVLLAGQGTYVALVMNGMI; the protein is encoded by the coding sequence ATGGCGGAACGATACTCGTCGTTCCAGAGCGGGAGCATGACATGGTTCCTCCAACGAATTACTGCGGCGTTCCTCGTCGTGGTACTGGCGTTCCACTTTTTCATGCTCCACTTCTACCACCACGCGTACGAAGTCACATTCATGGGCACGCGGGCACGGATGTCACAGTGGGGCTACTTCCTCACAATGACGCTGTTCCTCATCACGGCGACGTTCCACGGCGTGAACGGCGTCTACGCTGCCCTCGTGAACCAGGGGCTGTCCGGTAGTCAGCAGACCGCCGTGAAGTGGGTGCTGGTGCTCGCTGGCGTCCTCCTCGCGGGACAGGGAACCTACGTCGCACTCGTCATGAACGGGATGATTTAA
- a CDS encoding DUF7344 domain-containing protein, translating into MSSDSPDVPKMGAESNGLGSDDLDALMEVLADHRRRYALYYLRRQDDAVTIGELARQLTGWDSDMDTSDEKYILAELHHKHLPKMEEVGVVERSGDEIRCGESDIPFDQYLDLAGEIERPR; encoded by the coding sequence ATGAGCTCTGACTCGCCAGACGTACCGAAAATGGGTGCGGAATCGAACGGCCTTGGGTCAGACGACCTCGACGCCCTCATGGAAGTTCTCGCCGACCATCGACGCCGCTATGCATTATACTATCTTCGGCGGCAGGACGATGCGGTGACGATCGGGGAACTGGCCCGGCAACTCACGGGTTGGGACTCGGACATGGATACGTCCGACGAAAAATACATCCTGGCCGAACTACACCACAAACATCTGCCGAAGATGGAGGAAGTCGGCGTCGTCGAACGCAGCGGCGACGAGATTCGATGTGGCGAGTCGGATATTCCATTCGACCAGTATCTCGACTTGGCGGGCGAGATAGAACGTCCACGGTAA
- the sdhC gene encoding succinate dehydrogenase, cytochrome b556 subunit yields MSQSYNRGLVEDFGRWREFSAGMWAWIFHKFTGWVLIGYLFTHIAVLSTATAGAETYTSTIQGLEGLLLVRIGEIGLLAVAVFHILNGVRLLFVDLGLGLESQDKSFYASLVVTAIIVLASVPTFLEGAF; encoded by the coding sequence ATGAGTCAATCGTACAACCGGGGCCTCGTCGAGGACTTCGGCCGATGGCGGGAATTTTCGGCCGGAATGTGGGCCTGGATTTTCCACAAATTCACCGGGTGGGTGCTTATCGGCTACCTGTTCACGCATATCGCCGTTCTGAGCACTGCCACTGCAGGTGCTGAAACATACACGTCCACTATCCAAGGCCTCGAAGGGCTTCTTCTCGTCCGAATTGGCGAAATCGGTCTGCTCGCCGTTGCTGTCTTCCATATCCTCAACGGCGTCAGACTGCTCTTCGTCGACCTCGGACTGGGACTCGAATCGCAGGACAAGAGCTTCTACGCCTCGCTCGTAGTGACGGCGATCATCGTGCTGGCGAGCGTCCCGACCTTCCTCGAGGGGGCGTTCTGA
- a CDS encoding acyl-CoA dehydrogenase family protein: MDFELTKEQQAIRDEVRRFAENEVAPIAKEYDQEEKYPWEIIDKAAEMGLTGANIPIEYGGAGYSPLEVAIIVEELFAVDAGIGLCITSTAFGGDAIREFGTEEQKEEYLTPVAEGEAVMGTAISEPDTGSDVSSVSTSAEKDGDEWVINGNKMWITNGSIGDFFVVMCKTDPEAEDRYSGFSQIIVEADRDGFEADKITGKLGIRASDTAELIFDDVRVPEENLVGTRGMGFLQLMQFFDETRTAVAAQGVGIAKGACEQALSYAEEREQFGRSISDFQAIQHKLADMHTKTEAARNLTYKSAWSVANEGGQLTQLASMAKEFSSRIAVECADEAVQIHGGAGYVNDFDAERFYRDAKITQIYEGTTEIQKNIIARELLGKGF; the protein is encoded by the coding sequence ATGGACTTCGAACTGACAAAAGAACAGCAGGCGATTCGAGACGAAGTGCGACGGTTCGCGGAGAACGAAGTCGCACCGATCGCCAAAGAGTACGATCAGGAAGAAAAATACCCGTGGGAAATCATCGACAAAGCGGCTGAGATGGGTCTGACCGGAGCGAACATTCCGATCGAGTACGGTGGCGCGGGATACTCGCCGCTCGAAGTCGCGATCATCGTCGAAGAACTGTTCGCCGTCGATGCAGGTATCGGCCTCTGTATTACCAGCACCGCCTTCGGTGGGGACGCCATCCGCGAGTTCGGAACGGAAGAACAGAAAGAGGAGTACCTCACCCCGGTCGCGGAAGGGGAGGCCGTCATGGGAACTGCCATCAGCGAACCCGACACCGGTTCCGACGTGTCGTCCGTCTCCACCTCCGCAGAGAAGGACGGCGACGAGTGGGTTATCAACGGCAACAAGATGTGGATCACGAACGGTTCCATCGGCGACTTCTTCGTCGTGATGTGCAAGACCGACCCAGAGGCCGAAGACCGCTACTCCGGCTTCTCCCAAATCATCGTGGAAGCGGACCGCGACGGATTCGAGGCCGACAAGATCACGGGTAAACTCGGGATTCGCGCGAGTGACACCGCTGAACTCATCTTCGACGACGTACGCGTTCCCGAGGAGAACCTCGTCGGAACACGCGGTATGGGCTTCCTCCAGCTTATGCAGTTCTTCGACGAAACCCGAACCGCAGTCGCCGCACAGGGAGTCGGTATCGCAAAGGGAGCCTGTGAACAGGCGCTCTCCTACGCCGAAGAGCGTGAGCAGTTCGGTCGCTCCATCAGTGATTTTCAAGCGATTCAGCACAAACTCGCCGACATGCACACGAAAACGGAGGCTGCACGCAACCTTACCTACAAATCCGCGTGGAGCGTGGCGAACGAGGGCGGTCAACTCACACAGCTCGCGTCGATGGCCAAGGAGTTCTCCTCCCGAATCGCGGTCGAATGCGCCGACGAAGCGGTACAGATTCACGGTGGAGCGGGCTACGTCAACGACTTCGACGCGGAGCGGTTCTACCGTGACGCAAAGATCACGCAGATTTACGAAGGAACCACCGAAATCCAGAAGAACATCATCGCACGCGAACTTCTCGGCAAAGGGTTCTGA
- a CDS encoding 3-hydroxyacyl-CoA dehydrogenase/enoyl-CoA hydratase family protein: MELEDINTVAVLGAGNMGHGIAEVAALAGYDVYLRDIKEEFVQNGYDQIEWSLGKLAEKDQLSEADADAALDRVTPIVDFEEAVSDADFVIEAVPEKMDIKKDVYSELEEYAPDRAIFATNTSSLSITELSEVTNRPEQFCGMHFFNPPVRMQLVEVITGAYTNETVLDLTEELAEEMGKTPVRVRKDSPGFIVNRVLVPLMNEAAWMVESGDATIEEVDSATKFDIGLPMGSFELADQVGIDVGYHVLEYMHEVLGDAYEPCPLLAEKVEEGNLGKKTGNGFYDYEDGGADVPTDAGSEAVVHRLQAVMANEVAKLVGNEVAPADEIDEAVMLGAGFPEGPARMADDAGLNVLLETLEDLHEKTGAERYEPAEYLRERADVGFYEGSGEDSVEFETVRIEKPGDMVGNIVIDRPHRMNTISAQLLDELSVAIDRVVEDDEVRAILITGEGDKAFSAGADVQSMAAGGGDPIQGVDLSRKGQETFGKLESCPMPVVAGIDGYCLGGGMELATCADLRIASERSELGQPEHNLGLIPGWGGTQRLQHIVGEGRAKEIIFTAERFDPETMADYGFVNEVVPNDEFDDRALELASSLAGGPPIAQEYTKRAMLKGWEDTDAGLEIEAQAFGHLMSTDDLMEGITAFMGKRDPEFEGK, translated from the coding sequence ATGGAGCTCGAAGATATCAACACCGTCGCGGTTCTCGGTGCCGGAAACATGGGCCACGGAATAGCGGAAGTCGCCGCACTCGCAGGGTACGACGTCTACCTGCGCGACATCAAAGAAGAGTTCGTCCAGAACGGCTACGACCAAATCGAGTGGAGTCTCGGTAAACTCGCCGAGAAAGACCAGCTTAGTGAGGCCGACGCCGACGCCGCACTCGACCGTGTGACGCCGATCGTGGACTTCGAAGAGGCCGTCTCGGACGCGGACTTCGTTATCGAGGCCGTCCCGGAGAAGATGGATATAAAGAAAGACGTGTACTCGGAACTCGAAGAGTACGCGCCCGATCGAGCGATTTTCGCCACAAATACGTCCAGCCTCTCGATTACCGAACTCTCCGAAGTGACGAACCGCCCCGAACAGTTCTGTGGCATGCACTTTTTCAACCCGCCGGTTCGGATGCAGTTGGTGGAAGTCATCACGGGTGCATACACGAACGAAACCGTCCTCGATCTCACCGAGGAGTTGGCCGAGGAGATGGGCAAAACACCAGTGCGCGTTCGCAAGGATAGTCCCGGTTTCATCGTCAACCGCGTGCTCGTTCCCTTGATGAACGAAGCGGCATGGATGGTCGAATCCGGCGACGCGACCATCGAGGAAGTCGATAGTGCGACGAAGTTCGACATCGGCCTGCCGATGGGAAGCTTCGAACTCGCCGATCAGGTGGGAATCGATGTCGGCTATCACGTCCTCGAATACATGCACGAGGTGCTCGGTGACGCGTACGAACCGTGCCCACTCCTCGCGGAGAAAGTCGAGGAGGGGAACCTCGGCAAGAAGACCGGTAACGGGTTCTACGATTACGAAGACGGCGGCGCAGATGTACCGACCGATGCCGGGAGCGAAGCGGTCGTCCATCGATTGCAGGCCGTGATGGCCAACGAGGTTGCGAAACTCGTCGGCAATGAAGTCGCGCCAGCGGATGAAATCGACGAAGCAGTAATGCTCGGCGCTGGCTTCCCCGAAGGTCCCGCCCGGATGGCGGACGACGCCGGGCTGAACGTGTTGCTCGAAACCCTGGAAGACCTCCACGAGAAGACGGGTGCGGAACGCTACGAACCGGCGGAGTACCTCCGGGAACGTGCTGACGTTGGGTTCTACGAGGGGAGCGGGGAGGACAGCGTCGAGTTCGAAACCGTTCGGATCGAAAAGCCCGGTGACATGGTGGGCAACATCGTCATCGACCGTCCCCACCGGATGAACACCATCAGCGCGCAACTGCTGGACGAACTTTCAGTCGCCATCGACCGGGTCGTCGAGGACGACGAGGTGCGCGCCATCCTGATTACCGGCGAGGGTGACAAGGCGTTCTCCGCGGGTGCGGACGTACAAAGCATGGCCGCGGGCGGTGGCGATCCGATTCAGGGAGTCGATCTCTCGCGCAAAGGTCAGGAGACGTTCGGCAAACTCGAATCCTGCCCCATGCCGGTCGTCGCCGGAATCGACGGCTACTGTCTCGGCGGCGGGATGGAACTGGCGACCTGTGCCGACCTTCGCATCGCAAGCGAACGGTCGGAACTCGGCCAGCCCGAACACAACCTCGGACTCATCCCCGGATGGGGAGGCACGCAACGCCTCCAGCACATCGTCGGGGAGGGTCGCGCGAAAGAGATCATCTTCACCGCGGAGCGATTCGACCCCGAAACGATGGCCGACTACGGTTTCGTAAACGAAGTCGTCCCGAACGACGAGTTCGACGACCGCGCGCTCGAACTCGCCAGCAGCCTCGCCGGTGGACCACCGATCGCACAGGAGTACACGAAACGTGCGATGCTCAAAGGCTGGGAGGACACCGACGCCGGTCTCGAAATCGAGGCGCAAGCGTTCGGCCACCTGATGAGCACGGATGACCTGATGGAAGGCATCACCGCCTTCATGGGCAAACGCGACCCCGAATTCGAGGGCAAGTAA
- a CDS encoding succinate dehydrogenase/fumarate reductase iron-sulfur subunit, giving the protein MSTQVPEKTESETETETETERTETPGDRRRAEKRARQKGTTEAQETTETDEESIHLKVFRYDPEIEGKMEPRFDDFHVPFTKGMTVLDALMLARDRFDTTLTFRHSCRQAICGSDALFINGTQRLGCKTQISDLEEPVRVEPLPHAEVVKDLVVDMEHFYDQMHAVEPYFQTNEAPSDELQEQHQSRENREKIKMSTRCIWCGACMSSCNIAAGDNEYLGPAALNKAFRFAMDKREGEDMREHRFEILDQEHGVWRCQTQFSCTNVCPKDIPLTEHIQELKRSAVKNNLKFW; this is encoded by the coding sequence ATGAGTACGCAAGTACCCGAAAAAACCGAATCCGAGACCGAAACCGAAACCGAAACGGAGCGCACAGAGACCCCCGGTGACCGACGGCGGGCCGAAAAACGTGCCCGACAGAAGGGTACCACCGAGGCGCAGGAGACGACCGAGACGGACGAAGAGTCGATTCACCTCAAAGTGTTCCGCTACGACCCCGAAATCGAGGGGAAGATGGAACCCCGTTTCGACGACTTCCACGTCCCCTTCACGAAGGGGATGACCGTTCTAGACGCGCTCATGTTGGCACGTGATCGTTTCGACACGACGTTGACGTTCCGACACTCCTGCCGACAGGCGATCTGTGGCAGTGACGCGTTGTTCATCAACGGCACCCAGCGACTGGGTTGTAAGACCCAGATCTCGGACTTGGAGGAGCCGGTTCGCGTCGAGCCGCTCCCACACGCCGAAGTCGTCAAGGACCTCGTCGTGGACATGGAGCACTTCTACGATCAGATGCACGCGGTCGAGCCGTACTTCCAGACGAACGAGGCTCCAAGCGACGAACTGCAGGAACAGCATCAGTCGCGCGAAAACCGCGAGAAAATCAAGATGTCCACCCGCTGTATCTGGTGCGGTGCCTGTATGTCTTCGTGTAACATCGCAGCAGGGGACAACGAGTATCTCGGACCGGCGGCGCTGAACAAGGCGTTCCGGTTCGCCATGGACAAGCGTGAAGGGGAGGATATGCGCGAACACCGCTTCGAAATCCTCGACCAAGAACACGGCGTCTGGCGCTGTCAGACCCAGTTCTCCTGTACGAACGTCTGTCCGAAGGACATCCCGCTGACCGAGCATATCCAGGAACTCAAACGGTCGGCAGTGAAGAACAACCTCAAGTTCTGGTAA
- a CDS encoding DNA-3-methyladenine glycosylase family protein: MNDDALSTLRTDPIMADLLERHDPYTERNWSEYERLCISIINQQLSTASANAVRERVFDLLDHEVTPKTVLDASEEKLREAGLSRTKVEYIKNAARAFQRDDYTKSGLADCSDEEVIDRLTEIKGIGDWTARMYLLFVLERGDVLPLGDLAVRRGIEQLYNEGEELTRAEMREIAEAWRPYRSVATRYIWAEYESN; encoded by the coding sequence ATGAACGACGATGCCCTGTCCACGCTTCGAACCGACCCGATAATGGCGGATTTGCTCGAGAGACACGATCCGTACACCGAACGGAACTGGAGCGAATACGAGCGGCTCTGTATCTCCATCATCAACCAACAACTCTCGACGGCGAGCGCGAACGCTGTCCGAGAACGGGTATTCGACCTACTCGACCACGAGGTGACGCCGAAAACCGTGCTGGATGCGAGCGAGGAGAAACTCAGGGAGGCGGGCCTTTCACGCACGAAGGTCGAATACATCAAGAACGCTGCACGCGCCTTCCAACGCGACGATTACACGAAGTCCGGGCTCGCCGACTGCTCCGACGAGGAGGTCATCGACCGACTGACCGAAATCAAAGGGATCGGCGATTGGACCGCACGGATGTATCTGTTGTTCGTCCTCGAACGGGGGGACGTCCTTCCGCTGGGTGACCTCGCGGTTCGGCGCGGTATCGAACAGCTATACAACGAGGGCGAGGAGCTGACTCGCGCGGAGATGCGCGAAATCGCCGAGGCGTGGCGTCCGTATCGTTCGGTAGCGACCCGCTACATCTGGGCCGAGTACGAGTCCAACTGA
- a CDS encoding succinylglutamate desuccinylase/aspartoacylase family protein gives MTGTESDAFTYNGGIVEPGETQNIRYGISETYLGDPVRIPVTIINGEHPGPTVFLSAAAHGDELNGIEVVREVAHDWNHDDLHGTIVCLPVLNVPGFLAQQRYLPIYDRDLNRSFPGREDSTSAKRMADQIYRNFLEPCDLGIDFHTSTRGRTNMLHVRADMENPEVARLARAFGSNVIISSSGPSGTLRREASEAGAPTITIEMGEAHRFQRHFIDRALEGVMSVFAEYNIHPDDPVKWPGWRTVIDDEKEKTWLRADAGGLVEMHYDRGSLVYEGTPICTITNPFKTENEHVEAPFTGLLVGVLENPVVYPGNPLCHIVELNADTRRALKRDRAHAETEGDVQPPGYVGTPEPTDQ, from the coding sequence ATGACCGGGACGGAGTCGGACGCGTTTACCTACAACGGTGGTATCGTAGAGCCGGGCGAGACACAGAACATCCGGTACGGAATCAGTGAGACGTATCTCGGCGACCCGGTACGCATTCCGGTGACGATAATCAACGGTGAGCATCCCGGACCAACGGTCTTTCTCTCGGCGGCGGCCCACGGCGACGAACTCAACGGAATCGAGGTCGTTCGCGAAGTCGCACACGATTGGAATCACGACGACCTCCACGGAACCATCGTCTGTCTCCCCGTCCTGAACGTTCCCGGGTTTCTCGCTCAACAGAGATACCTCCCCATCTACGACCGTGACTTGAACCGCTCGTTCCCGGGACGGGAAGATTCGACCAGTGCGAAACGGATGGCCGACCAGATTTATCGCAACTTCCTCGAACCGTGTGACCTCGGAATCGACTTTCACACCTCCACCCGTGGACGGACGAACATGCTCCACGTCCGCGCCGACATGGAAAACCCGGAGGTCGCTCGCCTCGCTCGTGCGTTCGGTTCGAACGTCATCATCTCCTCCAGCGGCCCGTCCGGCACGCTCCGACGGGAGGCCTCCGAGGCCGGTGCGCCGACAATCACCATCGAGATGGGCGAGGCACACCGGTTCCAGCGCCACTTCATCGACCGTGCGCTCGAAGGCGTGATGAGCGTCTTTGCGGAGTACAACATCCACCCCGACGACCCGGTGAAGTGGCCCGGCTGGCGGACGGTCATCGACGACGAGAAGGAAAAGACGTGGCTCCGCGCGGACGCGGGTGGTCTCGTGGAGATGCACTACGACCGGGGGTCGCTCGTCTACGAGGGGACGCCGATCTGTACCATCACGAACCCGTTCAAAACCGAAAACGAACACGTCGAAGCGCCCTTCACTGGTCTCCTCGTCGGTGTCCTCGAGAACCCGGTCGTGTATCCCGGCAACCCGCTTTGCCACATCGTCGAACTGAACGCGGATACCCGACGGGCACTGAAGCGTGACCGAGCGCACGCGGAAACCGAAGGGGACGTTCAGCCACCGGGATACGTCGGGACGCCGGAACCGACGGATCAGTAG
- a CDS encoding ATP-grasp domain-containing protein codes for MASDGSPVRVGVLSLHNSKETKAICNAVEDLGHEPEWLRHENTAVGIRGGEVTLEPDIDIVANRLLLSNTEQPSEALGLANIYDSLVPVLNRPCAVMTAIHKFSTASRLADAGIAVPDALLALNPDRLNDGRPDFGEEAVYKTAIGTHGGGTWKVGADEMVNPRVGERQAFLQKLVERDGERHRDLRVYVVGDQIVGAMNRYAPENDWRTNVALGGDVEDMTHELPDEVVDIARRATEVIGLDYAGVDLIEGSEGWYVLEVNPTAGFKGLYKATGRSAAPYIAKTAIEAAGGEVDRDRVNELSATLDDSVPSCKPVSTSPDPTETIVIGYTEDVLVSGTSGSETIVAKSDTGATRTSIDTKLAAKIGAGPIKSMTRVKSGSRKSSKSRPVVDVVIGVGGNRHTVTASIEDRSHMDYPVLLGRDILKHYQVDVRRRVDGDDEVEMEEEEETQE; via the coding sequence ATGGCTTCTGACGGCTCACCTGTTCGCGTTGGGGTACTCAGTTTACATAACAGCAAGGAAACGAAGGCGATCTGCAACGCTGTCGAAGACCTTGGCCACGAGCCCGAATGGCTTCGCCACGAGAACACGGCAGTGGGGATTCGGGGCGGGGAGGTCACGCTTGAACCGGACATCGACATCGTCGCGAACCGTCTCCTCCTATCGAACACGGAGCAACCCTCGGAGGCGCTCGGCTTAGCGAATATCTACGATTCCCTCGTCCCAGTTCTCAATCGACCGTGTGCAGTGATGACGGCGATTCACAAGTTTTCGACAGCGTCGAGGCTCGCCGACGCGGGTATCGCCGTTCCGGACGCGCTCCTCGCACTCAACCCGGACCGACTGAACGACGGTCGTCCCGATTTCGGTGAGGAAGCGGTGTACAAAACGGCCATCGGAACCCATGGGGGCGGAACGTGGAAGGTCGGTGCGGACGAGATGGTCAACCCGCGAGTGGGTGAACGACAGGCGTTCCTCCAGAAACTCGTCGAACGGGATGGGGAGCGACACCGCGACCTCCGCGTCTACGTCGTCGGAGACCAGATCGTTGGCGCGATGAATCGCTACGCTCCCGAAAACGACTGGCGCACGAACGTCGCGCTGGGCGGCGACGTCGAAGACATGACCCACGAACTGCCGGACGAGGTCGTCGATATCGCTCGACGTGCGACCGAGGTTATCGGTCTCGACTACGCCGGTGTTGACCTCATCGAGGGATCCGAAGGCTGGTACGTGCTGGAAGTAAACCCGACCGCGGGCTTCAAGGGGCTGTACAAAGCCACGGGACGGAGCGCCGCCCCGTACATCGCGAAGACCGCAATCGAGGCTGCGGGCGGCGAGGTGGATCGCGACCGGGTCAACGAACTGTCGGCAACGCTTGATGATTCGGTGCCGTCGTGCAAGCCCGTCAGTACCAGTCCCGACCCGACGGAAACCATCGTTATCGGTTACACCGAGGACGTGCTCGTGAGCGGAACGAGCGGTTCCGAAACCATCGTCGCGAAATCCGACACCGGGGCAACCCGGACGAGCATCGACACGAAACTCGCGGCAAAGATCGGAGCAGGGCCGATAAAGAGCATGACGCGGGTAAAATCCGGAAGCCGAAAATCCAGCAAGTCGCGCCCCGTCGTGGACGTCGTCATCGGCGTCGGTGGCAACCGTCACACCGTGACTGCAAGTATCGAAGACCGGAGTCACATGGATTACCCCGTCCTCCTGGGGCGAGACATCCTCAAACATTATCAGGTGGACGTCCGTCGTCGCGTCGATGGCGACGACGAAGTCGAGATGGAAGAGGAAGAAGAGACACAGGAGTAA